The proteins below come from a single Streptomyces tubercidicus genomic window:
- a CDS encoding sulfite exporter TauE/SafE family protein: MPPDISLFTLTLLCLAALAAGWIDAVVGGGGLLLLPALLVGLPHTPVAYVLGTNKSTAIVGTTAAAVTYVRRAPIDVRNALRIGLAAVAGSLGGAFFAAGINSAVLRPLIMAVLLGVLLFILFRPAFGTAPAPSGPVSRQRIVAAVLIAGLGIGFYDGLIGPGTGAFLVIALAAVLHMDLVSASATAKVVNVCTNIGALTMFAIQGTVLWQLGALLALFNFTGGLVGARMALKRGAGFVRGVLVVVVVALLCKLAYDQWLAV; the protein is encoded by the coding sequence GTGCCTCCTGACATATCGCTGTTCACCCTGACCCTGCTCTGCCTGGCCGCGCTCGCGGCGGGCTGGATCGACGCCGTGGTGGGCGGTGGCGGACTGCTGCTGCTCCCGGCTCTGCTCGTCGGTTTGCCGCACACCCCGGTCGCGTACGTACTGGGGACCAACAAATCCACCGCCATCGTGGGCACCACCGCGGCCGCGGTCACCTACGTCCGCAGGGCCCCGATCGATGTGCGGAACGCGCTGCGGATCGGCCTCGCGGCGGTGGCGGGTTCGCTGGGCGGGGCGTTCTTCGCGGCCGGTATCAACAGCGCGGTGCTGCGTCCGTTGATCATGGCCGTGTTGCTGGGGGTGCTGCTGTTCATCCTGTTCCGGCCGGCCTTCGGGACCGCGCCCGCCCCCTCGGGGCCGGTCTCCCGGCAGCGGATCGTGGCGGCCGTCCTCATCGCGGGTCTGGGGATCGGCTTCTACGACGGGCTGATCGGGCCCGGTACCGGTGCGTTCCTGGTCATCGCGCTCGCCGCCGTACTGCATATGGACCTGGTCAGCGCCTCCGCCACCGCCAAGGTCGTCAATGTGTGCACCAACATCGGCGCGCTGACGATGTTCGCGATCCAGGGCACCGTGCTGTGGCAACTCGGCGCGCTGCTGGCGCTGTTCAACTTCACCGGGGGCCTGGTCGGCGCCCGGATGGCCCTCAAGCGCGGGGCCGGATTCGTCCGCGGGGTGCTGGTGGTCGTGGTCGTCGCGCTGCTGTGCAAGCTGGCCTACGACCAGTGGCTGGCGGTCTGA
- a CDS encoding transposase, giving the protein MVVDLSRRLVPDGLWELSAPLLPKFTSRPQGGGTSPVDERAVFAAVVYVLTSDCAWRHLPPTFGVSPAAAHRRFTAWTEAGLWRRLHRAVLDELGSPGRAGLDLGED; this is encoded by the coding sequence GTGGTTGTCGATCTGTCCCGTCGGCTTGTGCCGGACGGGTTGTGGGAGTTGTCGGCACCGCTGCTGCCGAAGTTCACGTCCCGCCCGCAGGGCGGGGGTACGAGTCCGGTGGACGAGCGGGCGGTGTTCGCAGCGGTGGTGTACGTACTGACCAGCGATTGCGCCTGGCGCCATCTTCCGCCGACGTTCGGCGTCTCTCCGGCAGCAGCGCACCGCCGGTTCACGGCGTGGACCGAGGCCGGGTTGTGGCGCCGACTACACCGGGCAGTCTTGGACGAACTCGGCAGCCCGGGGCGAGCTGGACTGGACCTCGGCGAAGATTGA
- a CDS encoding aldo/keto reductase, translating into MDAATVLPEFPLGGDLPVRRLGFGTAGLVGPGYWGPRHDDPHRSVALLRRAVDHGVTLIDTADNYGPDVAEELVARALHPYPEGLVIATKGGVIRTGPDGWHIAGRPTDLRAMCEASLRRLRTDTLGLYQLHRLDPDVPMADQLGTLLDLQREGKIRHIGLDSIDAAELTRAREIAPIASVQNRYNVLDRAAEDVLELCEQEGIAFLPWFPLGNGALAGGAGDGQAGGGQAGGTRVGDALGAVAARHGATTGQIALAWLLHRSPVLLPTPGTGSTAHLDENLAAGRIALTEGDLALLDALA; encoded by the coding sequence ATGGATGCTGCAACGGTATTGCCCGAATTCCCCCTCGGCGGGGATCTCCCGGTCCGGCGGCTCGGCTTCGGAACCGCCGGGCTCGTCGGCCCCGGCTACTGGGGACCCCGGCACGACGATCCGCACCGCTCCGTCGCGCTGCTGCGCCGCGCCGTCGACCACGGCGTCACGCTGATCGACACCGCCGACAACTACGGCCCGGACGTGGCCGAGGAGTTGGTGGCCCGCGCCCTGCACCCCTACCCGGAGGGGCTGGTGATCGCGACGAAGGGCGGTGTGATCCGTACCGGCCCGGACGGCTGGCATATCGCAGGCCGCCCGACGGACCTGCGCGCCATGTGCGAAGCGAGCCTGCGCCGTCTGCGTACCGACACCCTCGGCCTCTACCAGCTGCACCGGCTCGACCCGGACGTGCCGATGGCCGACCAGCTGGGCACGCTGCTGGACCTCCAACGGGAGGGCAAGATCCGGCACATCGGCCTGGACTCCATCGACGCGGCCGAGCTGACCCGGGCCCGCGAGATCGCCCCCATCGCCTCGGTACAGAACCGCTACAACGTGCTGGACCGCGCCGCCGAGGACGTGCTGGAGCTGTGCGAGCAGGAGGGCATCGCGTTTCTGCCGTGGTTTCCGCTGGGGAATGGGGCCCTGGCGGGAGGCGCGGGCGACGGGCAGGCGGGCGGCGGGCAGGCGGGCGGCACGCGCGTCGGCGACGCACTCGGCGCGGTTGCCGCCCGGCACGGCGCGACCACCGGGCAGATCGCCCTGGCCTGGTTGCTGCACCGCTCCCCCGTCCTGCTCCCCACCCCGGGGACGGGCTCCACGGCCCATCTGGACGAGAACCTCGCGGCGGGACGGATCGCCCTCACGGAGGGGGACTTGGCGCTGCTGGACGCGTTGGCGTAG